The DNA region GACAACATCACCCAGCTGCACGGCCTGCGGATACTCGCCCTCGACTTTAACAAGATGGAGGACGTTCCTCTGGCCATCTGCCAGCTCACTAACCTCACTCGCCTCTACCTGGGCAGCAACCGGTTGATGAGCCTCCCGCCTGAGATGACCAACCTGCGGAGCCTGCGTTGCCTGTGGGTGGAGAGCAACTACTTCCAGAGATTCCCCCGAGAGCTGTACGACCTGCCCAACCTCAAGTCCCTCCAGATAGGGGACAACCGGATGAAGACGCTGCCTCCTGACCTCAGCCGCATGGAGGCTTTGAGAGGATTATGGCTCTATGGGAACCGCTTTCAGACCTTCCCCAAAGTCCTGCTGCGCATGGAGGGCTTGGAGATATTAGACCTGGACCGCAACAAGATATCAGAGTTCCCCAGCCTGAAGTGCCTCCGAGCCCTCCGCCTGTTCTCCTACGACCACAACCCGGTCAAGGACCCTCCTAAAGTGGGCCCAGAAGTGCTCTTGGTCGGggaaggagctgcagagttcaTGGAGGAGCGCGAGGCCATGAAGGAGAGACGACGAAAGGCCGCAGAGAAAGAAGCAGAGGAATCGGCTCTGGCGGGAGAGGAGCCAGTCATTCACGGCATCCTGAAGAACAGCAGCTCAAACCGAACCACAAACGGAGCCGTAGTGACCTTAGAGGATGCAGACATCAGGGAGGAAGAGCCCCTGGcaaggggggaggaggaggagggggatgtGGAGCTGCCAGTCATAGAGTACGATGGTGCTGAGCTTGAATATGACGAGGACGGGGTTGAATACGAGACTGAGGAGCTTATATGTGAGGGCGAGGGGTTCGAGTATGAGGGCGAGGAGCTGGAGTATGAGAGGGCACAGATGGACTACGAGTATGAGGAGCTGCAGGACACGGAGAGACAGGATGAAGGGGCATGAAAAACCTCTTATACATCCAGATAATCTGCAGGCAGGAAGAGATGGATGACAGACAATCCACAGATAATATTTTTGAAAGAAGCTGACACAAGTTGAGAGTGTGacttttggggggggggggggggggggggttgtcatTTTTCAGCCTTGCTGCTAATTTATTATCTGTTGTtaactgtgaaaatgaaagagCTGGGCATTATGAAATCTCAATCAGCTGCAAATTGTCAAATCAGAGCAGGACtcaggtggtgtgtgtgtgtgtgtgtgtgtgtgtgtgtgtgtgtgtgtcagtgtgtatggCTGATTTACATTAGAGTTGTATCATGAGTGTACAAAGGAGACCAAGTCTtccattattaaatattaaatcagCTGATGAAGTCAGTGTCAATCATTTATGGGGTGATATTTCTTCACTGGGAAGCCGTGAAACCACCAGCTTCTGTTTACTTGACTGTTGTATTTCAACACATCATGGCCAGTGTCTGTTTTACGTGCTTGCCAGTGCACCTCGGCTCGgcttatttctatttttgtaaaCCGAGACCGTGTAAATGTGTGTACTGGATTTTgatttacaaaatatttatgaCACGCTAAACACAACTCGTCGTCCGTTGTCACTGTTGTGTAAGCAGTCCTTTAAGTGTCAGTgccaagaaagagagagagacatcagGATTATTAGAGGGATGAATAGCTGGGGTGCCTCACCATAAAAGGCAAGTCCATAGGGGAGGCTCCAAACATGAAGTGGACTGACACAAGAGTCAAGCAGGAAGATGtttttgttcaaataaaaaacCTGAAGCCCCCTGCAGGTCAGAGACTCAAGTCCGTGGTGACCTTTGTATACTCCTTTTTATCAGTGTCTACACCTTTTCTACATCCGTCTCTTAACGTGAAGCAGGCCCGCCGCTTGTTCTCCTCTCATCTCTACACTCATTATTCATGTGGTGCCCGTGTGTAATCCAATCCTCTTTCCCTCCACGTATCTTTTTCTCACATCTGACTGCAAGAGTGAAATATTTATCccaacactgaaatatttatagCCGTGCTCGAGTGGCAGCATGTCTTGACTCTTGTGTTGCAGAGCAGACTCGAACTGATGATGACTGCTTTTCTTAAATTTCAAacttttacatgcaaaaatccCCATTTTCACATATATGTATGGATGTTTGCATTACATCTAGAGCTGCGACAAattattactttcattatttttaaaacataatctTCTTAAATAAAgtgattgattttctgtaaaatgtcagaaaatagtgaaaaattgcCATTACAATTTTCCAGAGCACAAGTTGACATAATCAAATTGCCTGATTTGTGTGTGACCAAcaattcaaaaaccaaaaatattaaGTTTTTTCAATCAcagaaaactaacaaaaaagcataaaatcttcacatttgagcaGCTGGAGCCagtaaatatttgtcatttttgcttcaaAGACAATTAAAAGATTAGTTGATTCATTGTCTGTATGACTGAAGccaacgattattttcattattaattaatctgtcagCTACCTCCTTGATCAttatgtctataaaatgtcagaaaatagttcaAAGATGCTAGTTACAGCTTCCTAGAGCCCACAATGATGTCTGCAAAAGTCTCATTTTGTTAAACCAAAactccaaaatccaaagacaCACAGTTTACTTCAtatattacaaagaaaaacagcaaatcttcacactcgagaagctgcaaccagtaaatgttgaaatgaaaatgactcagaagatcatcagttatcaaaacagtagctgattcattttctgttgattgactaatggattaattgacTAAATGAGGTTTCAGATCTAATTATGTCACCTAATTTTTCACTTATTCTAAGAGTAGGACATTATTTCAGTGTCATCATGGGAAGATGTTCCATCTGCAGCTAATTAAACATGATCTATCTTCTATGTTTACTGACAACAAACAGTTCTTTGCCGACAAGCCATGTGGTTTTATGTGTCTCCTGTCTTTGACGCAGCAGTCTTGTGTCTATTTGACTCGTGTTGGAAAAAGTAAAACCGCTGCAGTTTCCGAGAGTTTCCCCACAGTAGGTGTATTGTACGGAGCTGGATGACACATAATGTGACACTGGTGGAAACACAATCCTCCTCAGTCGGCACTCTGCTCCTCGTTCCACAGCTGTGGGTGGCAAAACAGTCTGACACTCCGCAGACGTCCATGGGAATCGGTGCCATATTCAGACTGAGTATAATTATTTTGCTCATTAGTTTACACTCTCTCATTCTCTGTAGGTCAGTGACAGTGAGGCGGTCGAAGATGATGCATCATCTGCTTCACTCCTCTGTTTGGCTTTCACATGACTCACTTTACAAAATTGTCTGACTGGCAGCTTTTCAACTCAGACAAAAAGGACTCCACAAAGAGCTAAAAATTGGCCATTTTTTGACAGGACTGTCGTAAGGGGAGTGATTAAGACTTTCAGGAGTTGATGTAATACTGCAACAGTGCTTCCTCTCACAGCTACTGACTCTTTCATAAGGAAGTAAGGGCCAACAGTAATGTGTCACCAAGAAAcaccatattttatttttataatgagTAGCCACATAGTTGTGTGAAGGTCTAGCCCCTGAAGATGAACctgtgaaataaaaagaaggtGTATGTGAGTCACAGGAAACGTGTGCATGACAGGACTGTTTGTGTGCAACATGTGTGTACCTGTCCATGTCCCGACGATTGTAGCCGTTGTCCATTTTAGAGTTGATGATGCCGGCACCGGTGTGGCCAGATCTCAACTTTTCAAGATCAGCATGATGACAGAACCTAGAaaataaagtcttttttttaaaaaatggatattTGTCAGACTAACGTGTACTTCAATATTAGTACCAAACACACTTACGTGCTCTTATAGTGGGTAGTGAAGTGGGAACAGTCAAAAGGTGTGCTAGGGAAAGCTTCGTTGTTTGGAGCATTGAGAAGAGACCCAGATGGCTCCTGAAAAGACAAgaacagatgaaaaacaaatctcaacCATCCAGATACCTTAGCGGCTCCAAACACAGAGATATTACTTGTTATTAGTAGAGAAAATATAAATAGTTACTTAACCTTTTTCCCAATCATCCTCTGAGTCGGTGTATTAATTTTAGTCTCAGGTGATGGCAGAAGGGAGGTCTGGTATAGGAGGAGAGGGATGTCAGTGTTGTGATATCAGTTCAGTCTGCTACAGCTGGTTGGGAGGAGCTCTGTACTCACTGGGCAGGCCAAAGGAGCCAAGGTACCTCGAGTGTATCCTGTTTCTCGTGAAGAATGGCTGCGCAGGCTCGGTGTCGCCTCAGTGccctcaaacacaaacacagaaagacacGTAAACCTCACAGATTGTGCAAAACGAAATACAAGAACACCCTTTTTTccaacataaaaaacatttttttcaacataaaGGAGAGTTAAGGGTGAATAAATATTGTGGGTCAACCTGCAGAAATGTTGGTGGCACaaagtcacttttcatcagtgAGTTGTGTGTCTGGCGAGGTTCAACCTGAATGCcagcaaaagacaaaaaagttgATGAGAAATAAGTAACTCAATAGACCTCCAGAGAGTGAGGTAATGCTGTATGTCTGACTCTTTTACAAGAATGACAGTCAGTTTGTAACTTTACAAACCATGCAGCTTTTTTTATCCTGAAATGTGTTCAGTTGAAGGTCTGTTCCCTCAGTGAAACCAGTTTCTCCTTTTGGACCCACAGTCATGTGGTTCTTTGCAGCTACAGGAAGTTCACCAACAGTGTAAATGCACCATTTATacaaacaactttaaaaagaCTTAAAGAAGATAAAGAAGACACTTTATCATAACAACTACAGCAGCTTTGCATTTTTGATGTATCTGTTTTTGGCTTTAAGTTACCTGCTGATGTGAGACGATGGGGCACAAACAATCTTTGGTATTCTGTCTAAAGAGACAAATTTCATGAAGATAATATACATCAATATAAAGAGTAGAAAGTTACTATTCAGAATCTTTGATGTATGTGacactttttaaatatcttCCAAATGTTGTCTTTATATGATCCTGTATATTAGACCTGACCTTCTTCTCCACAGTCTCCATTTTGGGCTGATTCCTCAGCTGATGGAAGCCGCTCTCTCTGGGTCTGTTAACGAGGTTTGGCAAAGACCTCGAACTATCGGACTGGATGTGAGGCTGGTAATGCCGCTTGGTTTGAGACATGAAACTGTCAGATAACAGGAGTCTGTAAACAAAAGCAACACTTTTATTTTGAGGTTTATTTCATTCATCACTTTCACTTGAATAAAATTTAGAAAGTTGATTTACAAAAatccaaacactgaaaaagtcaaatgacaaaatacgTACATTCCTCCCTGCTTTTAGAGGTACAGTTGCGTtcataagtttacataccctggtAGAATTTGTGAATTATTGgccattttttggaaaatatgactTATGATTATGctgaaaacttttgttttatttagggatagtggtcaggtgaagccatttattttcacataattgtgtttgccctttttaaatcataatgataaCTGAAATCATCAAAATGGCCCTGAtcaaaagtttacatacccttgaatgtttggcctgataataaacacacaagttgacacacacaggtttaaatggttatgaagggtaagtttccacacctgtgacttgtttgattgtaattagtgtctgtgtataaatagtttCTTAGCTCTTGAGAGACcctgcacatttcatccaggGCTGCTCTGACTGTACTTGATACTGAGAAGCAGAACTGTAAAGGACCTGCGAGAAAAGGGAGTTGAACTGTATAAATCAggaaaaggatataaaaagatatcccaagatttgaaaatgccaatcagtagtgttcaagctctgataaatGAGTGGAAAATTATGGGTTCTGTTGATACCAAGCCATGGTCAGGTAGaacaacaaagatttcagccaAAAGTGCCAGGAAAATTGTTCAGATTACAAAGAAAAACCCACATGCAACTTCAGCTGAAAGTTGCATGTGGCTGTTTCAAGATGTACAATAATGAagtacttgaataaaaatgGGCTGCATGGTCAAGTTGCCAGAAAAAGCTGTTACTGTGCCAATGCCACAAAACAGCCCATTTACAATATCCCAAACAGCACCGAGACAACCCTCAAAACGTCTGGAACAAAGTTATTTGGAGTTTTATCATCACAACTATAGACACTACGAATCACTTATTAAGGCTGATTAGACCTCAGCTCAGGTTAAAGGTGGGATCATGCCACATTCACGTTGTTGTGGAAATTATCGTAATAACAAGTTTCCAACTTGTAAATAGCGTTCACATCAACATCtaagtcataattacaactgGGAAACTCAGATTTTCCCTAAAAGCTCTGATATATCTGACTTGACACTTAATAATGTGGAAACACctaaaaaccaaacaaatatgGACGCTTCACATCAACCAAAGGCCGTCAGTCAAATATAAAAGGCTATATTTAATAGATGTGCTCAGTACTTTAAATCTCACACGACTAATTCCGTAATCATACATTCAACTGTCTTGATGACGTGAATGCTCGCGGGTTGTAAAAGCGGGAATCTTTCTCATCTCTATCATCCATCCCATATGACATGAACTCGGCATGAGATATGCTGGGAATTACGTGAGAAGCTAAATGCACCAGTgagcagatgaaacaaaattaacaGAAGAAAAGGGggacatgtcaatcaaacacagtctGCACAGGCTCACACAGTCATGAGACGAGGTGTAATCAGCCAAAATAAGTAAAATCACCACAATCCTAAATCCACACAAGggattttaatcatttttgctGATTAGACCTCATCACAGGACTGTGCAGCAGCGTATaaactgtgtttgattgacatgtccTCTCCTGTTAGTTTTGTTGCACATAAGGACGTAACAAATTATACCTGTATCATAGGTTTTTTCAGACATTTAGATACCATAGTAGGTATAATGGGAAAAACGCAgctgttactaataacattatggctctgttctattcaagtgcCCCAGTGTGAATTTGAGCCAACATGCACAATATCAGGATCCTGAAACCAAAGCTAAATGTATTACGGT from Thunnus albacares chromosome 7, fThuAlb1.1, whole genome shotgun sequence includes:
- the LOC122986427 gene encoding leucine-rich repeat-containing protein 10B — encoded protein: MGNSSRKGEGEEEEEKDGEEAEITKKKKQEEEVEDELPLGVEELLESGDPVLDLSYRKFKRLPSRVCGLMHLEKLYVCGNSLRTLPDNITQLHGLRILALDFNKMEDVPLAICQLTNLTRLYLGSNRLMSLPPEMTNLRSLRCLWVESNYFQRFPRELYDLPNLKSLQIGDNRMKTLPPDLSRMEALRGLWLYGNRFQTFPKVLLRMEGLEILDLDRNKISEFPSLKCLRALRLFSYDHNPVKDPPKVGPEVLLVGEGAAEFMEEREAMKERRRKAAEKEAEESALAGEEPVIHGILKNSSSNRTTNGAVVTLEDADIREEEPLARGEEEEGDVELPVIEYDGAELEYDEDGVEYETEELICEGEGFEYEGEELEYERAQMDYEYEELQDTERQDEGA
- the ppp1r32 gene encoding protein phosphatase 1 regulatory subunit 32 — encoded protein: MAEQGRIVMPTVGATGDRGRLTSNKIYNTSYRASYGATVTNADRVNFNAHLGRPSGTGFTANHRPAVYYRPSLDHIDNPQFGLLLSDSFMSQTKRHYQPHIQSDSSRSLPNLVNRPRESGFHQLRNQPKMETVEKKTEYQRLFVPHRLTSAAAKNHMTVGPKGETGFTEGTDLQLNTFQDKKSCMVEPRQTHNSLMKSDFVPPTFLQGTEATPSLRSHSSRETGYTRGTLAPLACPTSLLPSPETKINTPTQRMIGKKEPSGSLLNAPNNEAFPSTPFDCSHFTTHYKSTFCHHADLEKLRSGHTGAGIINSKMDNGYNRRDMDRFIFRG